In one Dermacentor albipictus isolate Rhodes 1998 colony chromosome 4, USDA_Dalb.pri_finalv2, whole genome shotgun sequence genomic region, the following are encoded:
- the LOC135900194 gene encoding uncharacterized protein, whose product MRIGIPPPASTFIYFRGKIWAPSLPSPSYREAIHSEEDVTPIRADGFDRAPLQQSSRLVAVMGVQAIRAFLPAFVVLTTEGINNYIFRRCHVEITVFSIGTFSILNVSEVEWYTTKDAMACLQEVMDVAARMSSKSALSGRRQDLGHAHHARPAPARDHASI is encoded by the exons ATGAGGATTGGGATCCCACCTCCGGCAAGCACTTTCATCTACTTCAGGGGCAAGATTTG GGCACCATCATTACCATCACCATCATATCGCGAGGCCATCCACTCAGAAGAAGACGTTACTCCCATTCGTGCTGACGGGTTCGATCGAGCTCCGCTCCAG CAAAGCAGCCGCCTGGTGGCTGTGATGGGCGTGCAGGCCATCCGCGCTTTCCTGCCGGCCTTCGTAGTGCTCACCACAGAGGGCATCAACAACTACATCTTCCGCCGGTGCCACGTCGAGATCACGGTCTTCTCTATCGGAACATTCA GCATCCTCAACGTGTCCGAGGTGGAGTGGTACACGACGAAGGACGCCATGGCCTGCCTGCAGGAAGTGATGGACGTGGCGGCACGCATGAGTTCCAAGTCTGCACTTTCTGGTCGCCGACAAGACCTGGGTCATGCGCATCACGCACGTCCGGCACCCGCTCGAGATCATGCCTCGATATAA